In one Macaca fascicularis isolate 582-1 chromosome 6, T2T-MFA8v1.1 genomic region, the following are encoded:
- the NAIP gene encoding baculoviral IAP repeat-containing protein 1 isoform X2: protein MATQQEASDERISQFDYDFLPELSALLGIDAVQLAKEMEEDEQKVQAKMRKGYNSQMRSEAKRLKTFVTYEPYSSWTPQEMAAAGFYFTGVKAGVQCFCCSLILFGASLRRLPIEDHKKFHPDCGFLLNKDVGNIAKYDIRVKNLRSRLRGGKMRYQEEEARLGSFRHWPFYAQGISPRVLSEAGFVFTGKQDTVQCFSCGGCLGNWEEGDDPWKEHAKWFPKCEFLQSKKSSEEIAQYIQSYKGFVDITAEHFVNSWVQRELPMASAYCNDSIFAYEELRLDSFKDWPWESAVGAAALAKAGLFYTGIKDIVQCFSCGGCLEKWQEGDDPLDNHTRCFPNCPFLQNMKSSVEVIPDLQSPGEVCELPETTSESHLEDSIAVDPIVPEVAQGEAQWFQEAKNLNEQLRAAYTSASFRHMSLLDISSDLGTDHLLGCDLSMASKHISKPVQEPLVLPEVFASLNSVMCVEGEAGSGKTVLLKKIAFLWASGCCPLLNRFQLVFYLSLSSTRPDQGLVSIICDQLLEKEVSVTEMCMRNILQQLKNQVLFLLDDYKEICSVPQVIGKLIQKNHLSRTCLLIAVRTDRARDIRRYLETILEIKAFPFYNTIFILRKLFSHNMTRLQKFMIYFRKNESLQKIQKTPLFVAAVCAHWFQYPFDPSFYDVAVFKSYMERLFLRNKVAAELLKATVSSCGELALKGFFSCCFEFNDDDLTEAGVDEDEDLTMCLMSKFTAQRLRPSYQFLSPAFQEFLAGMRLIELLDSDRQEHQDLGLYYLTQINSPMMTVSAYNNFLNYVSSLPSTKAGPKIVSHLLHLVDKKESLENISENDDYLKYQPEISLKMQLIRGLWQICPQAYFSMVSEYLLVLALQIAYQSNTVAACSPFVLQFLQGRTLTLKVLNLQYFFDHPESLSLLRSIHVSINGKKTSPRFDFSVLEACLDKSQAPTIDQDYASAFEPMNEWEQNLAEKEDNVKSYMAIQRTAPPDLSTGYWKLSPKQYKIPCLEVHVNNIDAVDQEMLEILMTVFSASQRIELHLNHSGGFIESIRPALELSKASVTKCSISKLELSAAEEEMLLTLPSLESLEISGTIQSQDQIFPNLDKFLCLKELSVDLKGNINVFSVIPEEFPNFHHMEKLLIQISADCDPSKLVAILPNFISLKILNLAGQHFPDEETSEKFAYILGSLSNLEELILPTGDAIYQVAKLIIQQCQQLHCLRVLSFFQTLNDDSVVEIAKVAINGGFQKLENLNLSINHKITEEGYRNFFRALDNMPNLQELNICRHFTECIKAQATTVKSLSQCVLRLPSLIRLNMLSWLLDADDIALLNVMKERHPQSKYLTILQKWILPFSPIIQK from the exons ATGGCCACCCAGCAGGAAGCCTCTGATGAGAGGATCTCCCAGTTTGATTACGATTTTCTGCCAGAGCTGTCTGCTCTTCTGGGCATAGATGCAGTTCAGTTGGCAAAGGAAATGGAAGAAGATGAGCAGAAAGTGCAGGCAAAAATGCGGAAAGGCTACAACTCTCAAATGCGCAGTGAAGCAAAAAGGTTAAAGACTTTTGTGACCTATGAACCGTACAGCTCATGGACACCGCAGGAGATGGCGGCCGCTGGGTTTTACTTCACTGGGGTAAAAGCTGGGGTTCAGTGCTTCTGCTGTAGCCTCATCCTCTTTGGTGCCAGCCTCAGGAGACTCCCCATAGAAGACCACAAGAAGTTTCATCCAGACTGTGGGTTCCTTCTGAACAAGGATGTTGGTAATATTGCCAAGTACGACATAAGGGTGAAGAATCTGAGGAGCAGGCTGAGAGGAGGTAAAATGAGGTACCAAGAAGAGGAGGCTAGACTTGGATCCTTCAGGCACTGGCCATTTTACGCCCAAGGGATATCCCCACGTGTGCTCTCAGAGGCTGGTTTTGTCTTTACAG GTAAACAGGACACGGTACAGTGTTTTTCCTGTGGTGGATGTTTAGGAAATTGGGAAGAAGGAGATGATCCTTGGAAGGAACATGCCAAATGGTTCCCCAA ATGTGAATTTCTTCAAAGTAAGAAATCCTCAGAGGAAATTGCCCAGTATATTCAAAGCTACAAGGGATTTGTTGACATAACG GCAGAACATTTTGTGAATTCCTGGGTCCAGAGAGAATTACCTATGGCATCAG CTTATTGCAATGACAGCATCTTTGCTTACGAAGAACTACGGCTGGACTCTTTTAAGGACTGGCCCTGGGAGTCAGCTGTGGGAGCTGCAGCACTGGCCAAAGCAGGTCTTTTCTACACAG GTATAAAGGACATCGTGCAGTGCTTTTCCTGTGGCGGGTGTTTAGAGAAGTGGCAGGAAGGTGATGACCCATTAGACAATCACACCAGATGTTTTCCCAA TTGTCCATTTCTCCAAAATATGAAGTCCTCTGTGGAAGTGATTCCAGACCTTCAGAGCCCTGGTGAAGTCTGTGAATTACCG gaaACCACAAGTGAAAGCCATCTTGAAGATTCAATAGCAGTTGATCCTATAGTGCCAG AAGTGGCACAGGGTGAAGCCCAGTGGTTTCAAGAGGCGAAGAATCTGAATGAGCAGCTGAGAGCAGCTTATACCAGCGCCAGTTTCCGCCACATGTCTTTGCTTGATATCTCTTCTGATCTGGGCACGGACCACTTGCTGGGCTGTGATTTGTCCATGGCTTCAAAACACATCAGCAAACCTGTGCAGGAGCCCCTGGTGCTGCCTGAGGTTTTTGCCAGCTTGAACTCTGTCATGTGTGTGGAGGGTGAAGCTGGAAGTGGAAAGACGGTTCTCCTGAAGAAAATAGCTTTTCTGTGGGCGTCTGGATGCTGTCCCCTGTTAAACAGGTTCCAGCTGGTTTTCTACCTCTCCCTTAGTTCCACCAGACCAGATCAGGGGCTGGTCAGTATCATCTGTGACCAACTCCTAGAGAAAGAAGTATCTGTTACTGAAATGTGCATGAGAAACATCCTCCAGCAGTTGAAGAATCAGGTCTTATTCCTTTTAGATGACTACAAAGAAATATGTTCAGTCCCTCAAGTCATAGGAAAACTGATTCAAAAAAACCACTTGTCACGGACCTGCCTATTGATTGCTGTTCGTACAGACAGGGCCAGGGACATCCGCCGATACCTAGAGACGATTCTAGAGATCAAAGCATTTCCCTTTTATAATACTATCTTTATATTACGGAAACTCTTTTCACATAATATGACTCGTCTGCAAAAGTTTATGATTTACTTTAGAAAGAACGAAAGTTTGCAGAAGATTCAGAAAACTCCTCTCTTTGTGGCGGCAGTCTGCGCTCATTGGTTTCAGTATCCTTTTGACCCATCCTTTTATGATGTGGCTGTTTTCAAATCCTATATGGAACGCCTTTTCTTAAGGAACAAAGTGGCAGCTGAACTTCTCAAAGCAACTGTATCCTCCTGTGGTGAGCTGGCCTTGAAAGGGTTTTTTTCATGTTGCTTTGAGTTTAATGATGATGATCTCACAGAAGCAGGGGTTGATGAAGATGAAGATCTAACCATGTGCTTGATGAGCAAATTTACAGCCCAGAGACTAAGACCATCCTACCAGTTTTTAAGTCCTGCCTTCCAAGAATTTCTTGCGGGGATGAGGCTGATAGAACTCCTGGATTCAGATAGGCAGGAACATCAAGATTTGGGACTGTATTATTTGACACAAATCAACTCACCCATGATGACTGTAAGCGCCTACAACAATTTTTTGAACTATGTCTCCAGCCTCCCTTCAACAAAAGCAGGGCCCAAAATTGTGTCTCATTTGCTCCATTTAGTGGATAAAAAAGAGTCATTGGAGAATATATCTGAAAATGATGACTACTTAAAGTACCAGCCAGAAATTTCACTGAAGATGCAGTTAATTAGGGGATTGTGGCAAATTTGTCCACAAGCTTACTTTTCAATGGTTTCAGAATATTTACTGGTTCTTGCCCTGCAAATTGCTTATCAAAGCAACACTGTTGCTGCGTGTTCTCCATTTGTTTTGCAATTCCTTCAAGGGAGAACACTGACTTTGAAAGTACTTAACTTACAGTACTTTTTCGACCACCCAGAAAGCTTGTCATTGCTGAGGAGCATCCACGTCTCGATAAATGGCAAGAAGACATCACCCAGATTCGATTTTTCAGTCCTGGAAGCATGTTTGGACAAATCACAGGCACCAACTATAGATCAGGACTATGCTTCTGCCTTTGAACCTATGAATGAATGGGAGCAAAATTTAGCTGAAAAAGAGGATAACGTAAAGAGCTATATGGCTATCCAGCGCACAGCACCACCAGACCTTAGTACTGGCTATTGGAAACTTTCTCCAAAGCAGTACAAGATTCCTTGTCTGGAAGTCCATGTGAATAATATTGATGCTGTAGACCAGGAGATGCTCGAGATTCTAATGACAGTTTTCTCAGCTTCACAGCGCATCGAACTCCATTTAAACCACAGCGGAGGCTTTATTGAAAGCATCCGCCCAGCTCTTGAGCTGTCTAAGGCCTCTGTCACCAAGTGCTCCATAAGCAAATTGGAACTCAGCGCAGCCGAAGAGGAAATGCTTCTCACCCTGCCTTCCCTGGAATCTCTTGAAATCTCAGGGACAATCCAGTCACAAG ACCAAATCTTTCCTAATCTGGATAAGTTCCTGTGCCTGAAAGAACTGTCAGTGGATCTGAAGGGCAACATAAATGTTTTTTCAGTCATTCCTGAAGAATTTCCAAACTTCCATCATATGGAGAAATTATTGATTCAAATTTCAGCTGACTGTGATCCTTCCAAACTAG TTGCCATTTTGccaaattttatttctctgaagatattaaATCTTGCAGGCCAGCATTTTCCTGATGAGGAAACATCGGAAAAATTTG CCTACATTTTAGGTTCTCTTAGTAACCTGGAAGAATTGATCCTTCCTACTGGGGATGCAATTTATCAAGTGGCCAAACTGATCATCCAGCAGTGTCAGCAGCTTCACTGTCTCCGAGTCCTCTCATTTTTCCAGACGTTGAATGATGACAGCGTGGTGGAAATTG
- the NAIP gene encoding baculoviral IAP repeat-containing protein 1 isoform X3, with protein MATQQEASDERISQFDYDFLPELSALLGIDAVQLAKEMEEDEQKVQAKMRKGYNSQMRSEAKRLKTFVTYEPYSSWTPQEMAAAGFYFTGVKAGVQCFCCSLILFGASLRRLPIEDHKKFHPDCGFLLNKDVGNIAKYDIRVKNLRSRLRGGKMRYQEEEARLGSFRHWPFYAQGISPRVLSEAGFVFTGKQDTVQCFSCGGCLGNWEEGDDPWKEHAKWFPKCEFLQSKKSSEEIAQYIQSYKGFVDITAEHFVNSWVQRELPMASAYCNDSIFAYEELRLDSFKDWPWESAVGAAALAKAGLFYTGIKDIVQCFSCGGCLEKWQEGDDPLDNHTRCFPNCPFLQNMKSSVEVIPDLQSPGEVCELPETTSESHLEDSIAVDPIVPEVAQGEAQWFQEAKNLNEQLRAAYTSASFRHMSLLDISSDLGTDHLLGCDLSMASKHISKPVQEPLVLPEVFASLNSVMCVEGEAGSGKTVLLKKIAFLWASGCCPLLNRFQLVFYLSLSSTRPDQGLVSIICDQLLEKEVSVTEMCMRNILQQLKNQVLFLLDDYKEICSVPQVIGKLIQKNHLSRTCLLIAVRTDRARDIRRYLETILEIKAFPFYNTIFILRKLFSHNMTRLQKFMIYFRKNESLQKIQKTPLFVAAVCAHWFQYPFDPSFYDVAVFKSYMERLFLRNKVAAELLKATVSSCGELALKGFFSCCFEFNDDDLTEAGVDEDEDLTMCLMSKFTAQRLRPSYQFLSPAFQEFLAGMRLIELLDSDRQEHQDLGLYYLTQINSPMMTVSAYNNFLNYVSSLPSTKAGPKIVSHLLHLVDKKESLENISENDDYLKYQPEISLKMQLIRGLWQICPQAYFSMVSEYLLVLALQIAYQSNTVAACSPFVLQFLQGRTLTLKVLNLQYFFDHPESLSLLRSIHVSINGKKTSPRFDFSVLEACLDKSQAPTIDQDYASAFEPMNEWEQNLAEKEDNVKSYMAIQRTAPPDLSTGYWKLSPKQYKIPCLEVHVNNIDAVDQEMLEILMTVFSASQRIELHLNHSGGFIESIRPALELSKASVTKCSISKLELSAAEEEMLLTLPSLESLEISGTIQSQDQIFPNLDKFLCLKELSVDLKGNINVFSVIPEEFPNFHHMEKLLIQISADCDPSKLVKLIRNSPNLHVFHLKCNSFSDFESLMTVLASCKKLTEIKFSGSFFEAVPFVAILPNFISLKILNLAGQHFPDEETSEKFAKVAINGGFQKLENLNLSINHKITEEGYRNFFRALDNMPNLQELNICRHFTECIKAQATTVKSLSQCVLRLPSLIRLNMLSWLLDADDIALLNVMKERHPQSKYLTILQKWILPFSPIIQK; from the exons ATGGCCACCCAGCAGGAAGCCTCTGATGAGAGGATCTCCCAGTTTGATTACGATTTTCTGCCAGAGCTGTCTGCTCTTCTGGGCATAGATGCAGTTCAGTTGGCAAAGGAAATGGAAGAAGATGAGCAGAAAGTGCAGGCAAAAATGCGGAAAGGCTACAACTCTCAAATGCGCAGTGAAGCAAAAAGGTTAAAGACTTTTGTGACCTATGAACCGTACAGCTCATGGACACCGCAGGAGATGGCGGCCGCTGGGTTTTACTTCACTGGGGTAAAAGCTGGGGTTCAGTGCTTCTGCTGTAGCCTCATCCTCTTTGGTGCCAGCCTCAGGAGACTCCCCATAGAAGACCACAAGAAGTTTCATCCAGACTGTGGGTTCCTTCTGAACAAGGATGTTGGTAATATTGCCAAGTACGACATAAGGGTGAAGAATCTGAGGAGCAGGCTGAGAGGAGGTAAAATGAGGTACCAAGAAGAGGAGGCTAGACTTGGATCCTTCAGGCACTGGCCATTTTACGCCCAAGGGATATCCCCACGTGTGCTCTCAGAGGCTGGTTTTGTCTTTACAG GTAAACAGGACACGGTACAGTGTTTTTCCTGTGGTGGATGTTTAGGAAATTGGGAAGAAGGAGATGATCCTTGGAAGGAACATGCCAAATGGTTCCCCAA ATGTGAATTTCTTCAAAGTAAGAAATCCTCAGAGGAAATTGCCCAGTATATTCAAAGCTACAAGGGATTTGTTGACATAACG GCAGAACATTTTGTGAATTCCTGGGTCCAGAGAGAATTACCTATGGCATCAG CTTATTGCAATGACAGCATCTTTGCTTACGAAGAACTACGGCTGGACTCTTTTAAGGACTGGCCCTGGGAGTCAGCTGTGGGAGCTGCAGCACTGGCCAAAGCAGGTCTTTTCTACACAG GTATAAAGGACATCGTGCAGTGCTTTTCCTGTGGCGGGTGTTTAGAGAAGTGGCAGGAAGGTGATGACCCATTAGACAATCACACCAGATGTTTTCCCAA TTGTCCATTTCTCCAAAATATGAAGTCCTCTGTGGAAGTGATTCCAGACCTTCAGAGCCCTGGTGAAGTCTGTGAATTACCG gaaACCACAAGTGAAAGCCATCTTGAAGATTCAATAGCAGTTGATCCTATAGTGCCAG AAGTGGCACAGGGTGAAGCCCAGTGGTTTCAAGAGGCGAAGAATCTGAATGAGCAGCTGAGAGCAGCTTATACCAGCGCCAGTTTCCGCCACATGTCTTTGCTTGATATCTCTTCTGATCTGGGCACGGACCACTTGCTGGGCTGTGATTTGTCCATGGCTTCAAAACACATCAGCAAACCTGTGCAGGAGCCCCTGGTGCTGCCTGAGGTTTTTGCCAGCTTGAACTCTGTCATGTGTGTGGAGGGTGAAGCTGGAAGTGGAAAGACGGTTCTCCTGAAGAAAATAGCTTTTCTGTGGGCGTCTGGATGCTGTCCCCTGTTAAACAGGTTCCAGCTGGTTTTCTACCTCTCCCTTAGTTCCACCAGACCAGATCAGGGGCTGGTCAGTATCATCTGTGACCAACTCCTAGAGAAAGAAGTATCTGTTACTGAAATGTGCATGAGAAACATCCTCCAGCAGTTGAAGAATCAGGTCTTATTCCTTTTAGATGACTACAAAGAAATATGTTCAGTCCCTCAAGTCATAGGAAAACTGATTCAAAAAAACCACTTGTCACGGACCTGCCTATTGATTGCTGTTCGTACAGACAGGGCCAGGGACATCCGCCGATACCTAGAGACGATTCTAGAGATCAAAGCATTTCCCTTTTATAATACTATCTTTATATTACGGAAACTCTTTTCACATAATATGACTCGTCTGCAAAAGTTTATGATTTACTTTAGAAAGAACGAAAGTTTGCAGAAGATTCAGAAAACTCCTCTCTTTGTGGCGGCAGTCTGCGCTCATTGGTTTCAGTATCCTTTTGACCCATCCTTTTATGATGTGGCTGTTTTCAAATCCTATATGGAACGCCTTTTCTTAAGGAACAAAGTGGCAGCTGAACTTCTCAAAGCAACTGTATCCTCCTGTGGTGAGCTGGCCTTGAAAGGGTTTTTTTCATGTTGCTTTGAGTTTAATGATGATGATCTCACAGAAGCAGGGGTTGATGAAGATGAAGATCTAACCATGTGCTTGATGAGCAAATTTACAGCCCAGAGACTAAGACCATCCTACCAGTTTTTAAGTCCTGCCTTCCAAGAATTTCTTGCGGGGATGAGGCTGATAGAACTCCTGGATTCAGATAGGCAGGAACATCAAGATTTGGGACTGTATTATTTGACACAAATCAACTCACCCATGATGACTGTAAGCGCCTACAACAATTTTTTGAACTATGTCTCCAGCCTCCCTTCAACAAAAGCAGGGCCCAAAATTGTGTCTCATTTGCTCCATTTAGTGGATAAAAAAGAGTCATTGGAGAATATATCTGAAAATGATGACTACTTAAAGTACCAGCCAGAAATTTCACTGAAGATGCAGTTAATTAGGGGATTGTGGCAAATTTGTCCACAAGCTTACTTTTCAATGGTTTCAGAATATTTACTGGTTCTTGCCCTGCAAATTGCTTATCAAAGCAACACTGTTGCTGCGTGTTCTCCATTTGTTTTGCAATTCCTTCAAGGGAGAACACTGACTTTGAAAGTACTTAACTTACAGTACTTTTTCGACCACCCAGAAAGCTTGTCATTGCTGAGGAGCATCCACGTCTCGATAAATGGCAAGAAGACATCACCCAGATTCGATTTTTCAGTCCTGGAAGCATGTTTGGACAAATCACAGGCACCAACTATAGATCAGGACTATGCTTCTGCCTTTGAACCTATGAATGAATGGGAGCAAAATTTAGCTGAAAAAGAGGATAACGTAAAGAGCTATATGGCTATCCAGCGCACAGCACCACCAGACCTTAGTACTGGCTATTGGAAACTTTCTCCAAAGCAGTACAAGATTCCTTGTCTGGAAGTCCATGTGAATAATATTGATGCTGTAGACCAGGAGATGCTCGAGATTCTAATGACAGTTTTCTCAGCTTCACAGCGCATCGAACTCCATTTAAACCACAGCGGAGGCTTTATTGAAAGCATCCGCCCAGCTCTTGAGCTGTCTAAGGCCTCTGTCACCAAGTGCTCCATAAGCAAATTGGAACTCAGCGCAGCCGAAGAGGAAATGCTTCTCACCCTGCCTTCCCTGGAATCTCTTGAAATCTCAGGGACAATCCAGTCACAAG ACCAAATCTTTCCTAATCTGGATAAGTTCCTGTGCCTGAAAGAACTGTCAGTGGATCTGAAGGGCAACATAAATGTTTTTTCAGTCATTCCTGAAGAATTTCCAAACTTCCATCATATGGAGAAATTATTGATTCAAATTTCAGCTGACTGTGATCCTTCCAAACTAG TAAAATTGATTCGAAATTCTCCAAACCTTCATGTTTTCCATCTGAAGTGTAACTCCTTTTCGGATTTTGAGTCTCTCATGACTGTACTTGCTTCCTGTAAGAAACTCACAGAAATTAAGTTTTCGGGTTCATTTTTTGAAGCCGTCCCATTTG TTGCCATTTTGccaaattttatttctctgaagatattaaATCTTGCAGGCCAGCATTTTCCTGATGAGGAAACATCGGAAAAATTTG
- the NAIP gene encoding baculoviral IAP repeat-containing protein 1 isoform X5, whose product MATQQEASDERISQFDYDFLPELSALLGIDAVQLAKEMEEDEQKVQAKMRKGYNSQMRSEAKRLKTFVTYEPYSSWTPQEMAAAGFYFTGVKAGVQCFCCSLILFGASLRRLPIEDHKKFHPDCGFLLNKDVGNIAKYDIRVKNLRSRLRGGKMRYQEEEARLGSFRHWPFYAQGISPRVLSEAGFVFTGKQDTVQCFSCGGCLGNWEEGDDPWKEHAKWFPKCEFLQSKKSSEEIAQYIQSYKGFVDITAEHFVNSWVQRELPMASAYCNDSIFAYEELRLDSFKDWPWESAVGAAALAKAGLFYTGIKDIVQCFSCGGCLEKWQEGDDPLDNHTRCFPNCPFLQNMKSSVEVIPDLQSPGEVCELPETTSESHLEDSIAVDPIVPEVAQGEAQWFQEAKNLNEQLRAAYTSASFRHMSLLDISSDLGTDHLLGCDLSMASKHISKPVQEPLVLPEVFASLNSVMCVEGEAGSGKTVLLKKIAFLWASGCCPLLNRFQLVFYLSLSSTRPDQGLVSIICDQLLEKEVSVTEMCMRNILQQLKNQVLFLLDDYKEICSVPQVIGKLIQKNHLSRTCLLIAVRTDRARDIRRYLETILEIKAFPFYNTIFILRKLFSHNMTRLQKFMIYFRKNESLQKIQKTPLFVAAVCAHWFQYPFDPSFYDVAVFKSYMERLFLRNKVAAELLKATVSSCGELALKGFFSCCFEFNDDDLTEAGVDEDEDLTMCLMSKFTAQRLRPSYQFLSPAFQEFLAGMRLIELLDSDRQEHQDLGLYYLTQINSPMMTVSAYNNFLNYVSSLPSTKAGPKIVSHLLHLVDKKESLENISENDDYLKYQPEISLKMQLIRGLWQICPQAYFSMVSEYLLVLALQIAYQSNTVAACSPFVLQFLQGRTLTLKVLNLQYFFDHPESLSLLRSIHVSINGKKTSPRFDFSVLEACLDKSQAPTIDQDYASAFEPMNEWEQNLAEKEDNVKSYMAIQRTAPPDLSTGYWKLSPKQYKIPCLEVHVNNIDAVDQEMLEILMTVFSASQRIELHLNHSGGFIESIRPALELSKASVTKCSISKLELSAAEEEMLLTLPSLESLEISGTIQSQDQIFPNLDKFLCLKELSVDLKGNINVFSVIPEEFPNFHHMEKLLIQISADCDPSKLGRV is encoded by the exons ATGGCCACCCAGCAGGAAGCCTCTGATGAGAGGATCTCCCAGTTTGATTACGATTTTCTGCCAGAGCTGTCTGCTCTTCTGGGCATAGATGCAGTTCAGTTGGCAAAGGAAATGGAAGAAGATGAGCAGAAAGTGCAGGCAAAAATGCGGAAAGGCTACAACTCTCAAATGCGCAGTGAAGCAAAAAGGTTAAAGACTTTTGTGACCTATGAACCGTACAGCTCATGGACACCGCAGGAGATGGCGGCCGCTGGGTTTTACTTCACTGGGGTAAAAGCTGGGGTTCAGTGCTTCTGCTGTAGCCTCATCCTCTTTGGTGCCAGCCTCAGGAGACTCCCCATAGAAGACCACAAGAAGTTTCATCCAGACTGTGGGTTCCTTCTGAACAAGGATGTTGGTAATATTGCCAAGTACGACATAAGGGTGAAGAATCTGAGGAGCAGGCTGAGAGGAGGTAAAATGAGGTACCAAGAAGAGGAGGCTAGACTTGGATCCTTCAGGCACTGGCCATTTTACGCCCAAGGGATATCCCCACGTGTGCTCTCAGAGGCTGGTTTTGTCTTTACAG GTAAACAGGACACGGTACAGTGTTTTTCCTGTGGTGGATGTTTAGGAAATTGGGAAGAAGGAGATGATCCTTGGAAGGAACATGCCAAATGGTTCCCCAA ATGTGAATTTCTTCAAAGTAAGAAATCCTCAGAGGAAATTGCCCAGTATATTCAAAGCTACAAGGGATTTGTTGACATAACG GCAGAACATTTTGTGAATTCCTGGGTCCAGAGAGAATTACCTATGGCATCAG CTTATTGCAATGACAGCATCTTTGCTTACGAAGAACTACGGCTGGACTCTTTTAAGGACTGGCCCTGGGAGTCAGCTGTGGGAGCTGCAGCACTGGCCAAAGCAGGTCTTTTCTACACAG GTATAAAGGACATCGTGCAGTGCTTTTCCTGTGGCGGGTGTTTAGAGAAGTGGCAGGAAGGTGATGACCCATTAGACAATCACACCAGATGTTTTCCCAA TTGTCCATTTCTCCAAAATATGAAGTCCTCTGTGGAAGTGATTCCAGACCTTCAGAGCCCTGGTGAAGTCTGTGAATTACCG gaaACCACAAGTGAAAGCCATCTTGAAGATTCAATAGCAGTTGATCCTATAGTGCCAG AAGTGGCACAGGGTGAAGCCCAGTGGTTTCAAGAGGCGAAGAATCTGAATGAGCAGCTGAGAGCAGCTTATACCAGCGCCAGTTTCCGCCACATGTCTTTGCTTGATATCTCTTCTGATCTGGGCACGGACCACTTGCTGGGCTGTGATTTGTCCATGGCTTCAAAACACATCAGCAAACCTGTGCAGGAGCCCCTGGTGCTGCCTGAGGTTTTTGCCAGCTTGAACTCTGTCATGTGTGTGGAGGGTGAAGCTGGAAGTGGAAAGACGGTTCTCCTGAAGAAAATAGCTTTTCTGTGGGCGTCTGGATGCTGTCCCCTGTTAAACAGGTTCCAGCTGGTTTTCTACCTCTCCCTTAGTTCCACCAGACCAGATCAGGGGCTGGTCAGTATCATCTGTGACCAACTCCTAGAGAAAGAAGTATCTGTTACTGAAATGTGCATGAGAAACATCCTCCAGCAGTTGAAGAATCAGGTCTTATTCCTTTTAGATGACTACAAAGAAATATGTTCAGTCCCTCAAGTCATAGGAAAACTGATTCAAAAAAACCACTTGTCACGGACCTGCCTATTGATTGCTGTTCGTACAGACAGGGCCAGGGACATCCGCCGATACCTAGAGACGATTCTAGAGATCAAAGCATTTCCCTTTTATAATACTATCTTTATATTACGGAAACTCTTTTCACATAATATGACTCGTCTGCAAAAGTTTATGATTTACTTTAGAAAGAACGAAAGTTTGCAGAAGATTCAGAAAACTCCTCTCTTTGTGGCGGCAGTCTGCGCTCATTGGTTTCAGTATCCTTTTGACCCATCCTTTTATGATGTGGCTGTTTTCAAATCCTATATGGAACGCCTTTTCTTAAGGAACAAAGTGGCAGCTGAACTTCTCAAAGCAACTGTATCCTCCTGTGGTGAGCTGGCCTTGAAAGGGTTTTTTTCATGTTGCTTTGAGTTTAATGATGATGATCTCACAGAAGCAGGGGTTGATGAAGATGAAGATCTAACCATGTGCTTGATGAGCAAATTTACAGCCCAGAGACTAAGACCATCCTACCAGTTTTTAAGTCCTGCCTTCCAAGAATTTCTTGCGGGGATGAGGCTGATAGAACTCCTGGATTCAGATAGGCAGGAACATCAAGATTTGGGACTGTATTATTTGACACAAATCAACTCACCCATGATGACTGTAAGCGCCTACAACAATTTTTTGAACTATGTCTCCAGCCTCCCTTCAACAAAAGCAGGGCCCAAAATTGTGTCTCATTTGCTCCATTTAGTGGATAAAAAAGAGTCATTGGAGAATATATCTGAAAATGATGACTACTTAAAGTACCAGCCAGAAATTTCACTGAAGATGCAGTTAATTAGGGGATTGTGGCAAATTTGTCCACAAGCTTACTTTTCAATGGTTTCAGAATATTTACTGGTTCTTGCCCTGCAAATTGCTTATCAAAGCAACACTGTTGCTGCGTGTTCTCCATTTGTTTTGCAATTCCTTCAAGGGAGAACACTGACTTTGAAAGTACTTAACTTACAGTACTTTTTCGACCACCCAGAAAGCTTGTCATTGCTGAGGAGCATCCACGTCTCGATAAATGGCAAGAAGACATCACCCAGATTCGATTTTTCAGTCCTGGAAGCATGTTTGGACAAATCACAGGCACCAACTATAGATCAGGACTATGCTTCTGCCTTTGAACCTATGAATGAATGGGAGCAAAATTTAGCTGAAAAAGAGGATAACGTAAAGAGCTATATGGCTATCCAGCGCACAGCACCACCAGACCTTAGTACTGGCTATTGGAAACTTTCTCCAAAGCAGTACAAGATTCCTTGTCTGGAAGTCCATGTGAATAATATTGATGCTGTAGACCAGGAGATGCTCGAGATTCTAATGACAGTTTTCTCAGCTTCACAGCGCATCGAACTCCATTTAAACCACAGCGGAGGCTTTATTGAAAGCATCCGCCCAGCTCTTGAGCTGTCTAAGGCCTCTGTCACCAAGTGCTCCATAAGCAAATTGGAACTCAGCGCAGCCGAAGAGGAAATGCTTCTCACCCTGCCTTCCCTGGAATCTCTTGAAATCTCAGGGACAATCCAGTCACAAG ACCAAATCTTTCCTAATCTGGATAAGTTCCTGTGCCTGAAAGAACTGTCAGTGGATCTGAAGGGCAACATAAATGTTTTTTCAGTCATTCCTGAAGAATTTCCAAACTTCCATCATATGGAGAAATTATTGATTCAAATTTCAGCTGACTGTGATCCTTCCAAACTAG gccgggtatga